One stretch of Synechococcus sp. MU1617 DNA includes these proteins:
- a CDS encoding carboxypeptidase M32 — MASAATAWGQLGAHLKETQLLGSIQSTLYWDQNTRMPSAGASWRGEQLTLLATQLHARQSSAAYADLLATARQHWNAGERCLEQGRNLDLLEQDLCRQQSLDPALVAALAKAKAEGYNLWQQARAASDFSLFAPALQSLIDLRQEQARQLDEPRSCWETLAQPFEPDLRLERLEALFAPLRQRLPQLVAQASSRQRPRSAGWDLEESSQQHLCDQLLRAWGRNPAITCMARSPHPFSITLGPADYRITTRVVPGQPLSCFLATAHEWGHSLYEQGLPDQSHQWFAWPLGQATSMAVHESQSLFWENRVARSRPFAEQWWSRFADVGAPFGGAQDMWQAMNPMAPGLNRVEADELSYGLHILIRTDLEIALLEKGLAVQDLPGEWNRRYQELLGVRPMNDAEGCLQDVHWSEGLFGYFPSYLLGHLISAQLSEAMAEAIGSPEEHVERGDVTPLLAWLREHVHPLGRSVNADQLVERVTGRPLSTDAFLGYLENKLDRLQLVL, encoded by the coding sequence ATGGCTTCTGCCGCAACGGCTTGGGGGCAGCTGGGAGCCCATCTGAAAGAGACGCAGCTGCTTGGTTCGATCCAAAGCACCCTGTACTGGGATCAGAACACCCGCATGCCCTCGGCCGGGGCGTCCTGGCGGGGGGAGCAGCTCACCCTTCTGGCGACCCAGCTCCATGCCCGTCAGAGCTCCGCGGCCTATGCGGATCTGCTCGCTACAGCGCGTCAGCATTGGAACGCAGGTGAGCGATGCCTTGAGCAGGGCCGCAATCTGGATCTGCTGGAGCAGGATCTGTGCCGGCAGCAGTCCCTTGATCCAGCCCTGGTCGCCGCCTTGGCGAAGGCCAAGGCCGAGGGCTACAACCTCTGGCAGCAGGCTCGAGCGGCCTCTGATTTCAGCCTTTTTGCACCGGCGCTTCAGTCACTGATTGACCTGCGTCAGGAGCAGGCCAGGCAGCTGGACGAGCCTCGCTCCTGTTGGGAGACCCTGGCGCAACCTTTCGAGCCGGATTTGCGTCTGGAGCGTCTCGAGGCCCTGTTTGCTCCGTTGCGGCAACGGTTGCCGCAACTGGTCGCTCAGGCATCCAGCCGTCAGCGACCCCGATCAGCAGGTTGGGATCTGGAGGAGTCCAGCCAGCAGCATCTCTGTGATCAGCTGCTCAGGGCCTGGGGCCGCAACCCCGCCATCACCTGCATGGCACGCTCTCCCCACCCTTTCTCGATCACGTTGGGCCCGGCCGATTACCGGATCACCACCCGTGTGGTGCCAGGACAGCCCTTGTCGTGCTTCCTGGCCACCGCCCATGAATGGGGGCACTCCCTTTACGAGCAGGGTTTGCCGGACCAGAGCCACCAATGGTTCGCCTGGCCGTTGGGTCAGGCCACCTCAATGGCGGTCCATGAAAGTCAATCGCTGTTCTGGGAAAACCGCGTTGCCCGCAGTCGTCCCTTCGCGGAGCAGTGGTGGAGCCGTTTTGCTGACGTTGGAGCACCCTTCGGTGGAGCCCAGGACATGTGGCAGGCCATGAACCCCATGGCGCCCGGTTTGAATCGCGTTGAGGCGGATGAACTCAGCTACGGCCTGCACATCCTGATTCGCACCGATTTGGAGATTGCGTTGCTCGAGAAAGGGTTGGCGGTGCAGGACCTCCCCGGCGAATGGAACCGGCGCTACCAGGAGCTCCTCGGGGTCCGGCCCATGAACGATGCCGAGGGATGCCTTCAGGATGTGCACTGGAGTGAAGGTCTGTTTGGCTATTTCCCGTCGTATCTCTTGGGGCACCTCATCAGTGCACAGTTGAGCGAAGCGATGGCGGAGGCCATCGGGTCTCCGGAAGAGCATGTGGAGCGTGGCGATGTCACGCCCTTGCTGGCTTGGCTGCGTGAGCATGTTCACCCGCTCGGACGCAGTGTGAATGCCGATCAACTGGTGGAGAGGGTCACCGGTCGGCCCTTGAGCACCGATGCCTTCCTCGGCTATCTGGAGAACAAGCTTGATCGGCTGCAACTGGTCCTCTAG
- a CDS encoding L,D-transpeptidase encodes MKWSLVPALLPGLLAVAVSPCLAAEPAELALRRPARESRMVLDLSKRRITLVRGEQQLGSWPVAIGDPKTPTPKGEFAILNKKVDPIYVTHKSGQRQELRGPSSPIGDRYMAFHRNGRGEFGIHGTAWPHWVQIRAAVSLGCVRMLNSHIRQLFDAVDVGTRLEIRS; translated from the coding sequence ATGAAGTGGTCGTTGGTGCCGGCGCTGTTGCCTGGCCTGTTGGCGGTGGCTGTTTCTCCCTGTCTTGCTGCTGAACCTGCTGAGCTGGCGTTGCGGCGACCTGCTCGTGAGTCACGCATGGTCCTCGACCTCAGCAAACGACGGATCACCCTCGTTCGGGGTGAGCAGCAGCTTGGATCCTGGCCGGTGGCGATTGGAGATCCCAAGACGCCCACCCCCAAGGGGGAATTCGCCATCCTCAATAAGAAGGTCGATCCGATCTATGTGACCCATAAGTCGGGTCAGCGGCAGGAGCTGCGCGGACCCAGCAGCCCCATTGGCGATCGCTACATGGCTTTTCACCGCAATGGCCGCGGCGAATTTGGGATCCATGGAACGGCGTGGCCGCATTGGGTTCAGATTCGTGCGGCCGTCAGCCTGGGCTGCGTGCGCATGCTCAACAGCCACATCCGGCAGCTGTTTGATGCTGTGGATGTGGGAACGCGCCTGGAGATTCGCAGTTGA
- the hemC gene encoding hydroxymethylbilane synthase, giving the protein MALTELRIASRRSQLAMVQTNWVKAELEKAHPGLKITVEAMATQGDKILDVALAKIGDKGLFTKELEAQMLVDRADIAVHSLKDLPTNLPEGLMLGCITEREDPADALVVNAKNQAYKLDTLPEGSVVGTSSLRRLAQLRHHYPHLVFKDVRGNVITRLEKLDNGGYDCLILAAAGLGRLGFGDRIHQLIPGDISLHAVGQGALGIECVEDKPEVLEAIKVLEHTPTSQRCLAERAFLRELEGGCQVPIGVNTRFEGDQLILTGMVASLDGKRLIRDQASGPSSDAEAIGLSLAHTLKDQGAGEILKEIFDTVRPEA; this is encoded by the coding sequence ATGGCCCTCACCGAACTGCGCATCGCCTCACGACGCAGCCAGCTGGCCATGGTGCAAACCAACTGGGTAAAGGCGGAACTGGAAAAGGCCCATCCCGGCTTGAAGATCACCGTGGAAGCCATGGCCACCCAGGGCGACAAGATCCTGGACGTTGCGCTGGCCAAGATCGGCGACAAAGGCCTGTTCACCAAGGAACTCGAGGCCCAGATGCTGGTGGATCGTGCGGACATCGCCGTTCACTCCCTGAAAGATCTGCCCACCAACCTTCCTGAGGGCCTGATGTTGGGTTGCATCACCGAACGGGAAGACCCGGCCGATGCGCTGGTGGTGAATGCCAAGAACCAGGCCTACAAGCTCGACACCCTTCCCGAAGGTTCGGTGGTGGGAACGAGTTCACTGCGCCGCCTAGCTCAGCTGCGTCACCACTACCCCCACCTGGTCTTCAAGGACGTTCGGGGGAACGTGATCACCCGGCTGGAGAAATTGGACAACGGTGGTTACGACTGCCTGATCCTGGCCGCAGCAGGCCTGGGACGGCTGGGCTTCGGCGATCGGATCCACCAGCTGATCCCCGGCGACATCTCACTGCACGCCGTTGGTCAGGGAGCCCTGGGGATTGAATGCGTAGAGGACAAGCCCGAAGTGCTTGAGGCGATCAAAGTGCTGGAGCACACACCCACCTCCCAGCGCTGCCTGGCCGAGCGCGCTTTCCTGCGGGAACTGGAGGGTGGCTGCCAGGTCCCCATTGGCGTGAACACCCGCTTCGAAGGCGATCAACTGATCCTCACCGGGATGGTGGCCAGCCTTGATGGCAAACGCTTGATCCGCGATCAAGCCAGTGGCCCCTCCAGCGACGCCGAAGCCATCGGCCTCTCCCTCGCCCACACCCTCAAAGATCAGGGAGCAGGAGAGATCCTCAAAGAGATCTTCGACACCGTTCGCCCCGAAGCCTGA
- a CDS encoding inorganic diphosphatase gives MANLDQAPSRSMPNLLHVLPAFADEAELRLNTIVELNSNTINKYELITETGHLKLDRVGYSSLAYPFAYGCIPRTWDEDGDPLDIEIVGVTEPLIPGSIVEARIIGVMTFDDGGEVDDKVIAVLADDKRMDHIKSWEDLGEHWKKETTYYWEHYKDLKKPGTCTVNGFFGTEKAVEIIKSCEGRYLAEIDPKLVD, from the coding sequence ATGGCCAACCTCGATCAGGCACCCAGCCGCAGCATGCCCAACCTGCTGCACGTGCTGCCGGCCTTCGCTGATGAAGCCGAACTTCGTCTCAACACGATCGTGGAGCTCAACTCCAACACGATCAACAAGTATGAGCTGATCACCGAAACCGGCCATCTGAAGCTGGACCGCGTCGGTTACTCCTCGCTGGCTTACCCCTTCGCCTACGGCTGTATTCCCCGCACCTGGGATGAAGATGGCGATCCCCTCGATATTGAAATCGTTGGTGTCACCGAGCCCCTGATTCCCGGTTCGATTGTGGAAGCCCGCATCATCGGTGTGATGACCTTCGACGACGGTGGTGAAGTCGACGACAAGGTGATTGCTGTTCTTGCCGACGACAAGCGCATGGATCACATCAAGAGCTGGGAAGATCTCGGTGAGCATTGGAAGAAAGAGACCACCTACTACTGGGAGCACTACAAGGATCTGAAGAAGCCTGGCACTTGCACGGTGAATGGTTTCTTCGGCACGGAAAAGGCCGTTGAGATCATCAAGAGCTGTGAGGGTCGCTATTTGGCTGAGATCGATCCCAAGTTGGTCGACTGA